A stretch of Cupriavidus necator DNA encodes these proteins:
- the rph gene encoding ribonuclease PH, giving the protein MRPSGRAADALRSISLTRHYTRHAEGSVLCAFGDTKVLCTASVLAKVPPHKKGSGEGWVTAEYGMLPRATHTRSDREAARGKQTGRTQEIQRLIGRAMRSVFDLAALGEYTVHLDCDVLQADGGTRTAAITGAFVAAHDAVSTMLRDGLIAASPIRDHVAAVSVGMVDGVPVLDLDYAEDSSCDTDMNVVMTGSGGFVEVQGTAEGAPFSRADLDAMTRLAEAGIARLVQHQREALGLA; this is encoded by the coding sequence GCCGAAGGCTCTGTCCTGTGTGCCTTTGGCGACACCAAGGTGCTTTGCACCGCCAGCGTGCTGGCCAAGGTGCCGCCGCACAAGAAGGGCAGCGGCGAAGGCTGGGTCACGGCCGAATACGGCATGCTGCCGCGCGCCACGCATACCCGCTCTGACCGCGAGGCCGCGCGCGGCAAGCAGACCGGCCGCACCCAGGAAATCCAGCGCCTGATCGGCCGCGCCATGCGCTCGGTGTTCGACCTGGCGGCGCTGGGTGAATACACCGTCCACCTGGACTGCGACGTGCTGCAGGCCGACGGCGGCACCCGCACCGCGGCCATTACGGGCGCCTTTGTCGCCGCCCATGACGCGGTTTCGACCATGCTGCGCGACGGCCTGATCGCGGCCAGCCCGATCCGCGACCATGTTGCCGCGGTCTCGGTCGGCATGGTCGACGGCGTGCCGGTGCTGGACCTGGACTACGCCGAGGACAGCAGCTGCGACACCGACATGAACGTGGTCATGACCGGCAGCGGCGGCTTTGTCGAGGTGCAGGGCACCGCCGAAGGCGCACCGTTCAGCCGCGCCGACCTGGACGCCATGACGCGCCTGGCCGAAGCCGGCATCGCCCGCCTGGTGCAGCACCAGCGCGAAGCGCTCGGCCTGGCCTGA